A part of Propioniciclava coleopterorum genomic DNA contains:
- a CDS encoding DUF4192 domain-containing protein has translation MTHPTSPTTIRTMTDLVEVIPTLLGFHPCDSIVVVAVEDGHVLVTARADLPREEERLAPALDSLWRRYPRALFLLLGFCADPAVAWATLARVDADLPATTERRYLVVGDDRWFDAPDGEGTPYDRLGNVHVARAAFEGRPVRRSRAELAALIETSRTPEEVAASLRRVEASLQDDGDLLGRAEALLAAHLADPGELDLDDVTLLCLASHDDGFLDRHLWGMTPQEARVQQRLWLQVVRASVPSCRGGALVALGLTSWLCGEGALQVVCLEALGRVAGPPGWIDLLDLVNTAALSPNHWDALVAGHRDVPATASGF, from the coding sequence ATGACGCACCCCACCTCACCCACCACCATCCGCACGATGACCGACCTCGTCGAGGTCATCCCCACGCTGCTCGGCTTCCACCCGTGCGACTCCATCGTGGTCGTGGCGGTGGAGGACGGCCATGTCCTGGTGACCGCGCGCGCCGACCTCCCCAGAGAGGAGGAACGGCTGGCGCCCGCCCTGGACAGCCTGTGGCGGCGCTACCCGCGGGCGCTGTTCCTGCTGCTGGGTTTCTGCGCAGACCCGGCGGTGGCCTGGGCCACCCTCGCCCGGGTGGACGCCGACCTGCCCGCCACGACGGAGCGGCGCTACCTCGTCGTCGGGGACGACCGCTGGTTCGATGCCCCCGACGGCGAGGGGACGCCGTACGACCGGCTCGGGAACGTCCACGTCGCGCGTGCGGCCTTCGAGGGACGCCCCGTGCGGCGGTCGCGCGCCGAACTCGCGGCCCTCATCGAAACGTCGCGCACACCCGAGGAGGTCGCCGCGTCGCTGCGCCGGGTCGAGGCCTCGCTGCAGGACGACGGTGACCTGCTGGGGCGCGCGGAGGCGCTGCTGGCCGCGCACCTCGCCGACCCGGGGGAGCTGGATCTGGACGACGTCACGCTGCTGTGCCTGGCCAGCCACGACGACGGCTTCCTCGACCGGCACCTGTGGGGGATGACGCCGCAGGAGGCGCGGGTGCAGCAGCGGCTGTGGCTCCAGGTGGTGCGGGCCAGCGTGCCGTCGTGCCGCGGGGGAGCGCTGGTGGCGCTGGGGCTCACGTCGTGGCTGTGCGGCGAGGGGGCGCTGCAGGTGGTGTGCCTCGAGGCGCTCGGCCGGGTCGCCGGCCCGCCCGGGTGGATCGACCTGCTGGATCTGGTGAACACGGCTGCGCTGAGCCCGAACCACTGGGACGCGCTGGTCGCCGGACACCGCGACGTGCCCGCCACGGCGTCCGGATTCTGA
- a CDS encoding purine-nucleoside phosphorylase has protein sequence MPTPHISAEPGQIAPLMMMPGDPKRAARIAQEYLDDVELVSDVRGIGCWTGTYQGTPMSVMASGMGVPSTSIYATELFRFYGVERIIRVGTCGGMHPKVKVGDTVIATAAHTNASISTLLVPGINLSWASSYPLLRGAMDAAAGLTDAGIHAGPVYTSDLFYLARPEIISGLVALGTLGVEMESAALFAAAQQEGAEALTVLTVSDHLTDGSVDMTAEERETLYATAVKIAAAALLS, from the coding sequence ATGCCCACACCGCACATCTCCGCCGAGCCGGGTCAGATCGCTCCGCTGATGATGATGCCGGGCGACCCGAAGCGCGCCGCCCGGATCGCGCAGGAGTACCTCGACGACGTCGAACTCGTCTCCGATGTCCGCGGCATCGGCTGCTGGACCGGCACGTACCAGGGCACGCCGATGAGCGTGATGGCGTCGGGCATGGGCGTCCCGTCGACCTCGATCTACGCCACCGAGCTGTTCCGGTTCTACGGCGTCGAGCGGATCATCCGGGTCGGGACGTGCGGCGGCATGCACCCCAAGGTCAAGGTCGGCGACACCGTCATCGCCACCGCGGCCCACACGAACGCGTCGATCTCGACCCTGCTCGTCCCCGGCATCAACCTGTCGTGGGCGTCCTCCTACCCGCTGCTGCGCGGCGCGATGGACGCCGCCGCGGGCCTCACCGACGCGGGCATCCACGCCGGCCCGGTCTACACCTCCGACCTGTTCTACCTCGCGCGCCCCGAGATCATCTCGGGCCTGGTCGCGCTGGGAACGCTGGGCGTCGAGATGGAGTCCGCCGCGCTGTTCGCCGCCGCCCAGCAGGAGGGGGCCGAGGCCCTGACCGTCCTCACGGTGTCCGACCACCTGACCGACGGCAGCGTGGACATGACCGCCGAGGAGCGCGAGACCCTCTACGCCACCGCCGTGAAGATCGCCGCCGCCGCCCTGCTGTCCTGA
- a CDS encoding glycosyltransferase: MKVVVSGYGSTGDNVPLLALADGLNRAGHHAILVADEQAGPAAERLGIDFLVLAGSVKRLLAEDSRGWRETVGSGRLSSRALSEMSSFHRSEWLTTIADAARDADVVASSVLGLHQAGSVAQDLGIPLVGIQLQPTLETSEYPPPASGLRRLPRVLNRPLGRLLVRAGDLVISRGVNRDRRAAGRGRLRIDWDAMPILMAWSPVLVPAAPDWTHADATITGAWTPPPDPDWRPPPGLEAFLADGEPPVFVGFGSVSGFDGLPALRDAVLAGLAGRRVVLSSGWAGLESGGLPADVFPVDHVPYDWLFPRCSLVIHHCGAGTTHQGARAGVPTVPVPFALDQPFWAERLRLLGVAPEPLNPRRPDAGAVRAAVAWASQPGARRRAAEVGRRMAEEPDAVAAAIRVLERVAG; the protein is encoded by the coding sequence ATGAAGGTGGTGGTGAGCGGGTACGGCAGCACCGGCGACAACGTCCCGCTCCTGGCGCTCGCCGACGGGCTCAACCGGGCCGGCCACCACGCGATCCTCGTCGCCGACGAGCAGGCCGGGCCCGCCGCGGAGCGCCTCGGCATCGACTTCCTCGTCCTGGCGGGCAGCGTCAAGCGCCTGCTGGCCGAGGACTCGCGCGGCTGGCGGGAGACGGTGGGGAGCGGCCGCTTGTCGAGCCGGGCGCTGTCCGAGATGAGTTCGTTCCACCGCAGCGAATGGCTCACCACGATCGCGGACGCCGCCCGGGACGCCGACGTGGTCGCGTCCTCGGTGCTGGGGCTGCATCAGGCGGGATCCGTCGCGCAGGACCTCGGGATCCCGCTGGTCGGGATCCAGCTCCAGCCCACGCTGGAGACCAGCGAGTACCCGCCCCCGGCGTCCGGGCTGCGGCGGCTGCCCCGCGTCCTGAACCGCCCGCTGGGCAGGCTGCTCGTCCGCGCCGGCGACCTCGTGATCAGCCGGGGCGTCAACCGCGACCGGCGGGCCGCCGGGCGGGGCAGGCTGCGCATCGACTGGGACGCGATGCCGATCCTGATGGCCTGGTCGCCCGTCCTGGTGCCCGCGGCCCCGGACTGGACCCACGCCGACGCGACGATCACGGGGGCGTGGACGCCGCCGCCGGATCCCGACTGGCGGCCGCCGCCCGGCCTGGAGGCGTTCCTCGCCGACGGGGAGCCGCCCGTATTCGTGGGCTTCGGCTCGGTGAGCGGCTTCGACGGACTGCCGGCGCTGCGGGACGCGGTCCTGGCGGGCCTGGCCGGCCGACGGGTGGTGCTGTCGTCGGGCTGGGCGGGACTCGAGTCGGGCGGGCTGCCCGCCGACGTGTTCCCCGTCGACCACGTCCCCTACGACTGGCTCTTCCCGCGCTGCAGCCTCGTGATCCACCACTGCGGCGCGGGGACGACGCACCAGGGGGCGCGGGCGGGCGTGCCGACCGTCCCGGTGCCGTTCGCGCTGGACCAGCCGTTCTGGGCCGAGCGGCTGCGCCTGCTGGGCGTCGCTCCCGAACCGCTGAACCCCCGGCGTCCGGACGCGGGGGCGGTGCGGGCGGCCGTGGCGTGGGCGTCCCAGCCGGGGGCTCGGCGGCGCGCGGCGGAGGTGGGCCGGCGCATGGCCGAGGAGCCCGACGCGGTGGCCGCCGCGATCCGGGTGCTGGAGCGCGTCGCCGGCTGA
- a CDS encoding histidine phosphatase family protein — protein MTAAAPTRLILVRHGQTDANAGGRMQGQQDVPLNDTGRRQAADVATRLVAFAPDGIVSSDLSRAAATAEAIAAATGAPITTDPQLREINIGTWQGKTSAQVAADNPWYLEAIRTGADFRRSATGETSQEAAARVAEALRGLAAERAGRTTVVVGHGWALRGGLCLALGLGMEAFHVLGGLWNCSWSEVDVTDRWRLISYNNVVPRADAEAAPANRAPAGADATADRAPASTGTEATADPAAPGAGEIA, from the coding sequence GTGACCGCCGCGGCCCCCACCCGTCTCATCCTCGTCCGGCACGGCCAGACGGACGCCAACGCGGGCGGACGGATGCAGGGCCAGCAGGACGTCCCCCTGAACGACACCGGACGCCGCCAGGCCGCGGACGTCGCGACCCGGCTCGTCGCGTTCGCGCCCGACGGCATCGTGTCCTCCGACCTGAGCCGCGCCGCCGCGACCGCCGAGGCCATCGCCGCCGCCACCGGGGCGCCGATCACGACCGACCCGCAGCTGCGCGAGATCAACATCGGCACCTGGCAGGGGAAGACGTCGGCGCAGGTCGCCGCCGACAACCCCTGGTACCTCGAGGCGATCCGCACCGGAGCCGACTTCCGCCGCTCCGCGACCGGGGAGACGTCGCAGGAGGCCGCCGCGCGGGTCGCCGAGGCGCTGCGCGGGCTCGCGGCGGAGCGCGCGGGGCGCACCACCGTCGTGGTCGGGCACGGCTGGGCACTGCGCGGGGGACTGTGCCTCGCACTCGGACTCGGCATGGAGGCGTTCCACGTGCTCGGCGGCCTGTGGAACTGCTCGTGGTCCGAGGTGGACGTCACCGATCGCTGGCGGCTGATCTCCTACAACAACGTGGTCCCGCGCGCGGACGCCGAAGCAGCGCCCGCCAACCGCGCCCCGGCGGGCGCCGACGCCACCGCCGACCGCGCCCCGGCGAGCACCGGCACCGAAGCCACCGCCGACCCCGCCGCCCCGGGCGCGGGGGAGATCGCCTGA
- the rsfS gene encoding ribosome silencing factor — MAASERALHLTQAAAGAAADKQATDLVAFDVSERLALTDVFLIVTGANERQVSAVVDAVEEALHKEGAKVLRREGDREARWVLLDFGDVVVHVQHPEERQLYSLERLWRDTPQVELAAS, encoded by the coding sequence ATGGCGGCGAGTGAGCGAGCCCTCCACCTCACGCAGGCTGCGGCGGGCGCCGCGGCCGACAAGCAGGCCACCGATCTGGTGGCCTTCGACGTGTCGGAGCGGCTGGCCCTGACCGACGTGTTCCTCATCGTGACCGGCGCCAACGAGCGCCAGGTCAGCGCCGTGGTCGACGCGGTGGAGGAGGCCCTCCACAAGGAGGGCGCGAAGGTGCTGCGCCGCGAGGGCGATCGGGAGGCCCGCTGGGTGCTGCTCGACTTCGGCGACGTCGTGGTCCACGTCCAGCACCCCGAGGAGCGGCAGCTGTACTCGCTGGAGCGGCTGTGGCGCGACACCCCGCAGGTCGAACTGGCCGCGTCCTGA
- the nadD gene encoding nicotinate-nucleotide adenylyltransferase, with the protein MSSTGLALGEGQRSWRLGVMGGTFDPIHHGHLVAASEVAARFGLDEVVFVPTGQPWQKATKKVSPAEDRYLMTVIATASNPRFSVSRVDIDRPGDTYTVDTLRDLRAERGTDTELYFITGADALSQILTWRGADELFELAHFVGVSRPGVDLQQKDISHLPADKVTLLEIPAMAISSTDCRRRTSEDLPIWYLVPDGIVQYISKRGLYEVPENKESHGGE; encoded by the coding sequence ATGAGCTCCACCGGGCTCGCGCTCGGGGAGGGCCAACGCTCGTGGCGTCTCGGCGTCATGGGCGGCACGTTCGACCCGATCCACCACGGCCACCTCGTGGCGGCCAGCGAGGTCGCCGCCCGGTTCGGCCTGGACGAGGTCGTCTTCGTGCCCACCGGGCAGCCGTGGCAGAAGGCGACCAAGAAGGTGTCCCCGGCCGAGGACCGCTACCTGATGACCGTCATCGCGACGGCGTCCAACCCGCGGTTCTCCGTCAGCCGGGTCGACATCGACCGCCCCGGAGACACGTACACCGTCGACACGCTGCGCGACCTGCGCGCCGAGCGGGGCACCGACACCGAGCTGTACTTCATCACCGGCGCGGACGCGCTGAGCCAGATCCTCACCTGGCGCGGTGCCGACGAGCTGTTCGAGCTGGCGCACTTCGTCGGCGTCTCGCGGCCCGGCGTCGACCTGCAGCAGAAGGACATCTCGCACCTGCCCGCCGACAAGGTGACGCTGCTCGAGATCCCGGCGATGGCGATCAGCTCCACCGACTGCCGGCGTCGCACGTCCGAGGACCTGCCGATCTGGTACCTGGTGCCGGACGGTATCGTGCAGTACATCAGCAAGCGGGGGCTCTACGAGGTCCCCGAGAACAAGGAGTCCCATGGCGGCGAGTGA
- a CDS encoding glutamate-5-semialdehyde dehydrogenase yields MEFLEQAQRARAAARALATASRGRKDAALAAMAQHLLDAADTVLAANALDVTAAQEAGTEASLIDRLRLTPERVAGMASGLVDLAGLADPVGDVVRGWTNPNGVQVRQVRVPFGVVGIIYEARPNVTADAAGIALKSGNAALLRGSSSALHSNRAIIEALRAGIATTDLPVDAVQLVEGGREVTADMMAARGLIDVLIPRGGAGLINAVVEGAKVPVIETGTGNCHLFVDASADPDMALEILLNAKTQRPSVCNALETLLVHADIAPSFLPRALAELECAGVTVHGAPDVAAFSERIVPAGPDEFDAEYLTLDLACAIVPDLDAALDHIAGHTTGHSETIVTADLANADRFTAEVDAAAVLVNASSRFVDGGEFGFGAEIGISTQKLHARGPMALTEMTSTKYVVTGRGQTRA; encoded by the coding sequence ATGGAGTTCCTCGAGCAGGCGCAGCGCGCCCGCGCCGCCGCCCGCGCCCTGGCCACCGCGTCCCGGGGGCGCAAGGACGCCGCGCTGGCCGCGATGGCGCAGCACCTGCTCGACGCCGCCGACACGGTGCTGGCCGCCAACGCGCTCGACGTGACCGCTGCGCAAGAGGCCGGCACGGAGGCGTCCCTGATCGACCGGCTTCGGCTCACGCCCGAGCGGGTCGCCGGCATGGCGTCCGGGCTGGTCGACCTGGCCGGGCTCGCCGACCCCGTCGGCGATGTGGTGCGCGGCTGGACCAACCCCAACGGCGTCCAGGTGCGCCAGGTGCGCGTCCCGTTCGGCGTGGTCGGGATCATCTACGAGGCCCGCCCCAACGTCACCGCGGACGCCGCCGGCATCGCCCTGAAGTCCGGCAACGCTGCGCTCCTGCGCGGGTCCAGCTCCGCGCTGCACTCCAACCGGGCCATCATCGAGGCGCTGCGCGCCGGGATCGCCACCACCGACCTGCCCGTCGACGCCGTCCAGCTCGTCGAGGGCGGGCGCGAGGTGACCGCCGACATGATGGCCGCCCGCGGCCTGATCGACGTGCTGATCCCGCGCGGCGGCGCCGGACTCATCAACGCCGTCGTCGAGGGCGCGAAGGTGCCCGTGATCGAGACCGGCACCGGCAACTGCCATCTGTTCGTGGACGCCTCCGCCGACCCCGACATGGCCCTGGAGATCCTGCTCAACGCCAAGACCCAGCGGCCCAGCGTCTGCAACGCGCTCGAGACGCTGCTCGTGCACGCCGACATCGCGCCGAGCTTCCTGCCCCGTGCGCTGGCCGAACTGGAGTGCGCGGGCGTGACCGTCCACGGCGCCCCCGACGTCGCCGCCTTCTCCGAGCGCATCGTGCCCGCCGGGCCCGACGAGTTCGACGCCGAGTACCTCACCCTCGACCTGGCCTGCGCGATCGTCCCCGACCTGGACGCCGCCCTGGACCACATCGCCGGGCACACCACCGGGCATTCCGAGACGATCGTCACCGCCGACCTCGCCAACGCCGACCGGTTCACCGCCGAGGTGGACGCCGCGGCGGTGCTCGTCAACGCGTCCAGCCGGTTCGTCGATGGCGGCGAGTTCGGCTTCGGCGCGGAGATCGGCATCTCCACCCAGAAGCTGCACGCCCGCGGCCCGATGGCCCTGACGGAGATGACGTCGACCAAGTACGTCGTGACCGGCCGCGGACAGACGCGCGCCTGA
- the proB gene encoding glutamate 5-kinase, with amino-acid sequence MSAAIRRSVAEARRIVVKVGSSSITDREGRIDVPQLNALVDAIAAARASGQDVVVVSSGAVAAGLDPLGMRRRPRDLATRQAAASVGQGLLLAKYTSLFAAHGLTVGQVLLTVEDVTRQGSYANALRTFTRLLELGAVPIVNENDTVATNELRFGDNDKLAALVAHLVGADALFLLSDVDALYTDHPARPGARKITDVAEVDDLAVDTSRIGSGVGTGGMTTKLEAAKIATHAGVTTVLASATEVAAALAGEPVGTLFRASGRRRSRKMLWLAYASKAAGVLTLDAGAVRAVVERKASLLPAGVSGFSGSFHAGDPVRLDGPDGELVGHGLVNYDAADLPSMLGRTTRALADELGEGFDRELVHRDAMILRKKFRA; translated from the coding sequence GTGAGCGCAGCCATCCGCAGGTCCGTCGCCGAGGCGCGGCGGATCGTCGTCAAGGTGGGCTCCTCGTCCATCACCGACCGCGAGGGCCGCATCGATGTGCCGCAACTCAACGCGTTGGTGGACGCCATCGCCGCCGCGCGGGCGTCCGGGCAGGACGTCGTCGTCGTGTCCTCCGGCGCCGTGGCGGCGGGCCTGGACCCGCTCGGCATGCGGCGGCGTCCGCGCGACCTGGCCACGCGGCAGGCCGCCGCGTCCGTGGGGCAGGGCCTCCTGCTGGCCAAGTACACCTCGTTGTTCGCCGCGCACGGCCTCACGGTCGGGCAGGTGCTGCTCACCGTCGAGGACGTCACCCGGCAGGGCAGCTACGCCAACGCGCTGCGCACCTTCACCCGGCTGCTGGAGCTGGGGGCGGTGCCGATCGTGAACGAGAACGACACGGTCGCCACCAACGAGCTGCGCTTCGGCGACAATGACAAGCTCGCCGCCCTGGTCGCCCACCTCGTCGGCGCGGACGCTCTGTTCCTGCTCTCGGACGTGGACGCGCTCTACACCGACCACCCCGCCCGACCCGGCGCGCGGAAGATCACCGACGTCGCGGAGGTCGACGACCTCGCCGTCGACACCTCCCGGATCGGTTCGGGGGTCGGCACCGGCGGCATGACCACCAAGCTGGAGGCCGCCAAGATCGCCACCCACGCGGGCGTCACCACGGTGCTGGCCTCGGCCACCGAGGTCGCCGCCGCCCTGGCCGGCGAGCCGGTCGGCACGCTGTTCCGGGCGTCCGGACGCCGCCGCTCGCGGAAGATGCTGTGGCTGGCGTACGCGTCCAAGGCCGCCGGGGTGCTCACCCTGGACGCAGGCGCCGTGCGCGCCGTCGTGGAGCGGAAGGCGTCCCTGCTGCCGGCGGGCGTCTCGGGGTTCTCGGGTTCGTTCCACGCCGGCGATCCCGTCCGCCTGGACGGCCCCGACGGCGAACTCGTCGGCCACGGCCTGGTCAACTACGACGCGGCCGACCTGCCCTCGATGCTGGGCCGCACCACCCGCGCCCTGGCCGACGAACTGGGGGAGGGCTTCGACCGCGAACTGGTGCACCGGGACGCGATGATCCTGCGCAAGAAGTTCCGGGCCTGA
- the obgE gene encoding GTPase ObgE — translation MAIPSFVDRATLRVQGGNGGHGCTSVHREKFKPLGGPDGGNGGHGGSVILRVDPGLTTLVDYHRQSQRRATNGQPGEGDHKSGANGGDIVLAVPDGTVVTDADTGAIIADLIGEGAEATVAAGGRGGLGNAALATSARKAPGFALLGEDGEQRTITLELKVLADVGLVGFPSAGKSSLIAAISRARPKIADYPFTTLIPNLGVVVAGDTTYTVADVPGLIEGASEGRGLGHEFLRHIERCLAIVHVIDCATYEPGRDPVTDLDIIEGELAAYGGLEDRPRLVALNKIDIPDGRELADIVLPDLEARGLRVFPISTKTGEGLNALTYAMADLVRERRASLPAPEPARIVIRPEPVAGSAAAFTINKMGDGEGGFVWRVRGDKPERWVKQTDFNNPEAVGYLADRFTRLGIEEKLLDLGAREGDAVAIGAGENPVVFDFAPQIQSGAELLTRRGDDERLHDERASVKRRRELDAEYHAAKAAAEGLSRDPKQSWRAMEDEQG, via the coding sequence ATGGCCATTCCCTCGTTCGTCGACCGCGCCACCCTCCGCGTCCAGGGGGGCAACGGCGGGCACGGCTGCACGTCGGTGCACCGCGAGAAGTTCAAGCCGCTCGGCGGCCCCGACGGCGGCAACGGCGGCCACGGCGGCTCGGTGATCCTGCGTGTCGACCCGGGCCTGACGACGCTGGTCGACTACCACCGGCAGTCCCAGCGGCGCGCCACCAACGGGCAGCCCGGCGAGGGCGACCACAAGTCGGGCGCGAACGGCGGCGACATCGTGCTGGCGGTCCCCGACGGCACAGTGGTCACCGACGCGGACACGGGTGCGATCATCGCCGACCTGATCGGCGAGGGCGCCGAGGCGACCGTCGCGGCGGGCGGGCGCGGCGGCCTGGGCAACGCCGCGCTGGCGACGTCGGCGCGCAAGGCGCCCGGCTTCGCGCTGCTGGGCGAGGACGGCGAGCAGCGCACCATCACCCTCGAGCTGAAGGTGCTGGCCGACGTCGGCCTCGTCGGCTTCCCCAGCGCCGGCAAGTCGAGCCTGATCGCGGCGATCAGCCGCGCCCGGCCCAAGATCGCCGACTACCCGTTCACCACGCTGATCCCGAACCTCGGCGTCGTCGTCGCGGGCGACACCACCTACACGGTCGCGGACGTGCCCGGCCTGATCGAAGGGGCGTCCGAGGGCCGCGGCCTGGGGCACGAATTCCTGCGCCACATCGAGCGCTGCCTGGCCATCGTGCACGTGATCGACTGCGCGACCTACGAGCCGGGCCGCGACCCGGTCACCGATCTGGACATCATCGAGGGCGAACTCGCCGCGTACGGCGGCCTGGAGGATCGGCCGCGGCTGGTCGCGCTCAACAAGATCGACATCCCGGACGGCCGCGAGCTGGCCGACATCGTGCTGCCCGACCTGGAGGCGCGCGGGCTGCGGGTGTTCCCGATCTCGACCAAGACCGGCGAGGGGCTGAACGCGCTCACGTACGCGATGGCCGACCTGGTGCGCGAGCGGCGCGCCTCGCTGCCCGCGCCCGAACCCGCCCGGATCGTGATCCGGCCCGAGCCGGTCGCCGGGTCGGCGGCCGCGTTCACCATCAACAAGATGGGCGACGGCGAGGGCGGCTTCGTGTGGCGCGTCCGCGGCGACAAGCCCGAGCGCTGGGTCAAGCAGACCGACTTCAACAACCCCGAGGCGGTCGGCTACCTGGCCGACCGGTTCACGCGGCTGGGCATCGAGGAGAAGCTGCTCGACCTGGGCGCGCGCGAGGGCGACGCCGTCGCGATCGGCGCCGGGGAGAACCCCGTCGTGTTCGACTTCGCGCCGCAGATCCAGTCCGGCGCCGAGCTGCTCACCCGCCGCGGCGACGACGAGCGCCTCCACGACGAGCGCGCCTCGGTGAAGCGCCGCCGCGAGCTGGACGCGGAGTACCACGCCGCCAAGGCCGCGGCCGAGGGCCTGTCGCGGGACCCCAAGCAGAGCTGGCGGGCCATGGAGGACGAGCAGGGGTGA
- a CDS encoding ArsR/SmtB family transcription factor — translation MCLIRHMEDGSRDSVPEVGVSEVGGSPAGDPPTGVEWARHFELLADPTRLHLLSHMHLHPDSPVADLARAAGVTRTAASQALRVLREEGWVEARREGRTMRYRLIDDVAHRVLHFMGHRHT, via the coding sequence ATGTGTCTGATCAGACACATGGAAGACGGTAGCAGGGACAGCGTTCCGGAGGTCGGCGTGTCGGAGGTTGGGGGATCACCTGCGGGCGACCCGCCCACGGGTGTGGAGTGGGCGCGCCACTTCGAGCTCCTCGCCGACCCGACTCGGCTCCATCTGCTGTCGCACATGCACCTGCATCCCGATTCTCCGGTCGCCGACCTTGCACGCGCGGCCGGGGTCACCCGCACGGCGGCGTCCCAAGCACTTCGGGTGCTCCGGGAGGAAGGTTGGGTCGAGGCGCGCCGTGAGGGACGGACGATGCGCTACCGGCTCATCGACGACGTCGCGCACCGGGTGCTGCATTTCATGGGCCACCGCCACACCTAG